CTATATGTTGTCGTACTTGATGATGTAGCATTTGCTTTTGTTATAGTCACATTCCCTAGAACAAAAAAAATACTAATACTAAGTGTTAATGCAATAAGTCTTTTAGATTTCATTGATTTTCCTCCTTATTTTTTACATTATAGTTTTACTTATACCTCCAAAATAATCATAGATTTACATGGAGTAAAAATAGTTAGTTAAACGTTTACTTGTTTGGTAAACATTCTTTCAGATAATTTGAATATTCGCTCTAAAATCCCCCTATGAGTTGCAATAATAATATCTACCATGTTCATCCATTGAATTATTTACTTTTATAAATAGCAATTATCGTGCCAATTTAGTGTATTTTTTATGTAAAATATGGCTTAAATCATAGAAAATATAATAATTCAAAAAAAGTGAATTATACAGTTTTATTCCTTTTTATACAGTTTTATTCCTTTTTATACACTTTTATCATTCTATTGCTAAATCTCAGTGTAAATAATACAGTATACCTTCAAAATCATACAGTATTTTTAATAGTCAGCTTATAATAATATTAAATTTTCAAAAAAATAAATCTCTCACTAAAAAAAGTGAAAGATTTATGCTAAATTAACATATGACCAAATAAGTTAATTCACATCAAAATTGTACTCTATTTTATAGCAATAACTTCTATTCATCAAGAAAAATAGAGCAGAACTTCTATAAAAATATAGATTTCATGTATCTTTTAGAGAGTTTTCTAGTAACTAATAATTCTAATATTTGAAGATTTTAAAGTCTTAAAATCCTCTTTATTTTAAAAATATTTATCTAAACATTCTCTATACTCTTTTTTATAAGCTTATCAACATTGTTTTCTATATCCCCATCTTTAAAAGCAGATGAACCAACAGCAAAAACATTTGCTCCCAACTTTGATATTTCTTCAATATTATTTATATCTATCCCACCATCTACTTCTATCAATAAATTTTCATTGCTTTTGTTAGCTAGTTTCTTTAACTCTTCAATCTTATTCTTACAATATGGAATAAACTTTTGACCACCAAAGCCTGGATTTACAGTCATAATTAAAACCATATCAACCTCTGATATTAAATTTTCTATCAAATTAACGGGAGTTCCTGGATTAAGGGCAATTGATGATTTTGCGCCAAGACTTCTGATTAAATTTATTGTTCTATCAATATGTACGTCTGCCTCATAATGCACTGTAACTATATCTGCTCCAGCTTCTATAAACTCTTTTACATATTTAGACGGATTTTCAATCATTAAATGAACATCTATTGTTAATGAAGTAAGACTTCTAATAGTCTTTACTATTGGAAAGCCAAAAGATATATTAGGTACAAAATGGCCATCCATAACATCTATATGAATATATTCAGCCTTTGATTTTTCAATTTGTTTTATTTGTTTTTTAAGCTTAGAAAAATCTGCGCTTAAAACTGAAGGGGCTATTTTAATCATAACTACTCTCCTTTATAAAAAAAGAAAATTGCTAAGCAATTTTCTTTTTACGTTTTTATTTTACATCTAAAGCTTCTTTTATTTTTTCTTCTATCTCAGCCTCTGATAATAGATTTTTTAACCCTATTACCTTTGTTTTTTGTGAAGAATTCTTAAAGTTTGGTGCTAATGCGTGTGATACAAATATCATGTCATAATTTCCTGCAACTGATTTTGCCTCTCCAACACTTAAATGATCTACTGACGCTTGCACATTTAATTTTTTAAAAACCTTAGTTATTTTCATCTTTATAAGTTGGCTTGAGCCCATTCCATTTCCACATGCTGCTAATACTTTCATTTTTCATTTCCCCTTTACATATAATTTTTATTTAAAACGATTACACACGAGCTATTATTTTATTCTTCTTCCATATGCGCAAAGTAATTTTCTTTATGTCTTCTATATTGAAGATGTGGTATTACTAGCATAAACACTAAACATAATACTATTCCTGGTATTGCTAAGTATTTCATCGCCATTCCCATTACTGGCCACAATGTATCAAAATCTATATTTCCATGCCAACCACCGAATTTGTATAAGCCAAACATTGATGCTGCGATAGCTCCGCCTAATACTTGAATAACACCTTGTGCGAAGGTTAAAATAGCTGCTGCTTTTACTCCACCTCTTTTATTTGCGAACACTGCTATTGTTGCATTATCAAAGAATAGTGGAACGAAGCCTGGTATTATCATTATTGGTGACTTAAATATTAATAATCCTGCTACTGCTATAAATTGTCCTATAGCTCCACATAAGAAACCAAAAGTTACTGCATTAGGTGATGTAAATCCATATGTAGCTGCACAATCAACTCCTGGCATAGCACCTGGAAGTAATTTATCAGAAATACCTCTAAAGGATTCTGTTAATTCAGCAACGAACATTCTAACACCTGTCATTAATACAACCATATATACTGAAAAAGATAATGCCTTAGAGAAAATATATGTTGGGAATGCTAACGTTAATGGGAAATTTACTTTATCTATCTTTCTTAAATATGGCTCACCAAGTACTACCATTATTATTCCAAAGAACACTAACATTAGTATACTTGTTGCAACCACGTTATCATTGAATATTGCAAGCCAACCTGGAAGCTTTTTATTTTCAACTGAATCTTCTGGTTTTCCTAACTTACCAGCTAATTTATCTGCTACCCATACTCCAATCATTTGTTGATGCCCTATTGCAAAACCAGCGTTTTCAGTTAAGTTTTGAGTAGCTTCAACAGTTAAGTTAGAGAACACTGCCCAATAAGTTCCTGAAAGTAAACCAATTATTATTGCACCAGTTGTATTTCTAAATTGAGGGAAAGCCATAAATACAATCCATGTTATTGTTGTTGCTTGTTGTACCATAATGTGACCAGTTACAAAAAGAGTTCTGATTTTTGTCTGTTTTCTGAATAATACTAAAACAATATTCCAAACAAATCCTATCAATAAAGAAATCATTGTAAATGAAACTGCAATATTAAGAGTTTTTAACCCTTCATTAACTGCATTAAGTCCAAAATAAGGATCAATAACCGCAGCGTTTAAGTGAAATCTATCATTAAGACCTGCAAGCAATGGTCTAAAAGTACTTACAAGACCTCCTGCTCCAACATTTAAAAGCATGTATCCTACGATCGCTTTTAAAAAACCACTAAGCGTTTCATGAAAAGGTTTTCTTAAAAGTAAGTAACCAATTAATACGATTAAACCAACGAAAAATTCTGGATGCGTTAATATGTTATTTGAAAAGATTGTAAAACCTTGCATAAAAACATTCATAATTTATCCCCCACGTTTAATTTATTTTTTTAAAATTCCACTTCGTATTCGTTTATTTCCTTTGCTAATTCCCCTGGATTTGTACAATTACGAATCCTATCCATTTTTCCATCTTCTGAAAGATAACAGCTTAATTTTTGAAGTAAATTCAAATGATCATCATCACTTGTAGATGCTAGGGTTAAAACAATATCTACTGGATCATTTTCACTATTAAAATTCAATGGTTCAGTTAGCGTTATTAAACTCAAGCCAGTTTTTAAAACGGTTTCATCAGGCCTATAGTGTGAAAGTGCAAGTCCTGGTGCTATTACAATATATGGTCCATTTTCCTCAACATTTTTAATTGTTAGATCAATGTAACCTTCTTTAATAAATCCTGAATTAACTAGTAATTTACCAGACTTTTTCATAGAATCAATCCAGTCTTTTGCTTCTACCTTAAGCTTAATATTTTCCTCCAAAATAACATTACTATTAATCTTAAACACCACCTTAATTTTATTATTTTATGATTCCCATTTCTTTATCTTCTATATGTATAGCATAACAATTTATTAATCATAAGTCAACATTTGCTTACGCTTTGCACATTTGTGCACGTGGGGTATTTGACTTACCATTTTTATCAATTCTGATTCCTTCTATTACATTAATTCTATTGTCCTCACACAGTTTAACTCCGTAACAATAAAAATTCCCTCTTTGTATATTAAAATGCGGTTTACAACTACAAATAAAATACAAAGGGAGAATCTTCCCTAAACGGTACAACTAGTTTATCACACAGTAAATAGTTTTGTAAATATTCTTTAGTATTTACAAAACTATAGTAGCTTGTTATTTTTAAAGCCTACTTTTGATTATCAATCTGTAGTACCTTTAAAGCAGCAGTATCATCAATAATTAAAGTATCAATATAGCCACCTCTAATAGCCCCTAAAATGGCGGCACCCTTTTCAGCTGATCCAGCTATACATATTACGTTAGGCACCTTCTGAAAGTCTTTTAAATCTATACCTATAATATTATCATCTAACTGTGCATCTACTTCTTTTCCTTCTATATCGTAGAAATGCCCTCCTATATGACCTACAGCGCCATTAGATTGAAGCGTATATTGTGTATAGCTACTTATATAGTTATTCCAAGCTTGATTTGAAATTGTTGAATCAACTGAACCTACACTTGTTAAAACTACCGTGGATTTTTTTGCTAAAGATAGCGTATCTGATATGTAAGGATCTTGTATTAAGCTATCTCTCATACTTTTATCCTTTACAAAAAGTGGGGCATATATATAGTGATATTTGCCTCCGTAAACGCTTGCAAAACGCTTAGCAAGATCTATACCATCTATTTCTGGCTTATCCTTTAATGCAGCACCCATTATCTGAACTACTGTAATAGGTATATTTTTATTAGTTTTCAGGCTATTAACCGTATGATAAATAGTATTTCCCCAGGACATTCCCAAGATAATATTTTTATTCATAACACCATCAATATAATATGCGGCAATTTCCCCAAGCTTTTTTAATGTTTCTATATAAGGAATCCCTCTTGTGTTTAACACTCTTATATCTTTCAATTTAAATCTAGTTAGAAATTCATTTTCTATTTCTAGCATCCTTTCCCAAGGCTCTTTTATAATTATCTCTACAATCTTCTTCTCTCTAGCTTCTTTTAATAGTCTTGAAATTTTAGATCGAGAGGTAAACAAACGTTCAGCAATTTCTGATTGAGTCATCTCTCTCTCATAATATAGTGTTGCTACACTGGCCAAAAGATTAATTTTCTCGTTTTCATTTAAACTATCATACTCATTCATAAATACTACCTCCATTTAATAATTTTACATAACCACAACCCATTTCCGATGCTTGAACATTTGTTTATGATATAATTATAATATCATCAAATTTGCTATTCAATACAATTATATTAACTGAACATTCGTGCAAAATTTTAATATTAGTCATTATCCCCTTGCACTATTAAAATATTCTGTTTTATAGATAGAAAAAAAGTGCCTAAAATTATAAAGACACTTTCTACTACATTTTAAAAAGACTTATTTAATGAGTAGATAATATTTAAACTCAAACTAGCCTTTTGTATTATTTTTTATCTCCAAAAGCCTTATCATAATCTTTCAAAAACTTCTCAATTCCTTGATCTGTTAAGGTATGCTTTGTCATTTGTATAATTACTCCGTATGGAATTGTTGCAATATGTGAACCTGCCATTGCTACATCTAAAACATGCATTGGATTTCTCACACTTGCAGATATTACTTCTGTTTTTATATTATGTATTTCAAATATATCTACAATTTGTCTTACTACTTCTATTCCTGGATTTCCTATATCATCTAGTCTTCCAAGAAAAGGACTTACAAAAGACGCACCAGCTCTTGCTGCTAGTAAAGCTTGAAGTGGTGAAAATATTAATGTTACGTTTGTCTTTATTCCTTCTTTGGATAAAACACTTACTGCTTCTAAACCATCTGCGCACATTGGAACCTTTATTACTATATTTTCATGCAGCTTAGCCAACTCTCTAGCTTCAGCAATCATTTTACAAGCTTCTAAGCTAATAACCTCAGCACTTATAGGTCCATTTACTATAGAACAGATTTCCTCTATAACTTCCTTCAAGTCTCTGCCTTCCTTAGCAATTAATGAAGGGTTTGTAGTTACACCTGATAACACACCTAGTTTGCTTGCCGCTTTTATTTCTTCTACATTAGCTGTATCTATAAATATTTTCATAAATAACTCTCTCCAATCTTAATCTAATAATTCATGAACCGTCTTAACAATATTATTCTCTGTCAATCCGTATTTCTCCATAAGCTCATTTGGAGTTCCTGATTGTCCAAACACGTCAGCTATTCCTATTTTTTTAACTTTAGTAGGACATTTTTCACAGACAACACTGGAAACCATAGCTCCAAGTCCACCTATAACAGAATGTTCTTCCACTGTAACAATTCCTTTTGTTTCCTTAGCTGCCCTTAAAATTATTTCTTCATCAATTGGTTTAATAGTTGAAATATTTATAACCCTTGCTTTGATATTTTCTTTTTCTAGGATTTCTGCTGCCTTTATTGCCCTTTGAACCATCATTCCTGTTGCTATTATTGCTACATCCTTACCTTCTTTTATTTGAACACCTTTTCCAATTTCAAACTTATAACTTTCATCAAAAATATCCTCTGTATTGCATCTTCCAAACCTTAAATAAACCGGTCCATTTACTTTAGCTGCTGCAAGTACCGCTTCTGTAGCTTCTCTATCATCTGCAGGTACAATTACAGTCATATTGGGAAGAGATGTCATGAGAGCTATATCTTCAATGGATTGATGAGAACCCCCATCTTCACCTACTGTTATTCCCGCATGGGTAGCCGCAATCTTAACATTCAATTTAGGATAACATATTGAATTTCTTATTATTTCAAAGGCTCTGCCTGATGCAAATACAGCAAAAGTGCTGGCAAAAGGTATTTTATTTACAGTGGCTAAGCCTGCTGCAACGCCCATCAAATTTTG
The Clostridium felsineum DSM 794 DNA segment above includes these coding regions:
- a CDS encoding PTS ascorbate transporter subunit IIC, giving the protein MNVFMQGFTIFSNNILTHPEFFVGLIVLIGYLLLRKPFHETLSGFLKAIVGYMLLNVGAGGLVSTFRPLLAGLNDRFHLNAAVIDPYFGLNAVNEGLKTLNIAVSFTMISLLIGFVWNIVLVLFRKQTKIRTLFVTGHIMVQQATTITWIVFMAFPQFRNTTGAIIIGLLSGTYWAVFSNLTVEATQNLTENAGFAIGHQQMIGVWVADKLAGKLGKPEDSVENKKLPGWLAIFNDNVVATSILMLVFFGIIMVVLGEPYLRKIDKVNFPLTLAFPTYIFSKALSFSVYMVVLMTGVRMFVAELTESFRGISDKLLPGAMPGVDCAATYGFTSPNAVTFGFLCGAIGQFIAVAGLLIFKSPIMIIPGFVPLFFDNATIAVFANKRGGVKAAAILTFAQGVIQVLGGAIAASMFGLYKFGGWHGNIDFDTLWPVMGMAMKYLAIPGIVLCLVFMLVIPHLQYRRHKENYFAHMEEE
- a CDS encoding transketolase family protein translates to MGKATRESYGKALVKLGKENKDVIVLDADLSKSTKTNDFKNEYKDRFFNMGIAEQNLMGVAAGLATVNKIPFASTFAVFASGRAFEIIRNSICYPKLNVKIAATHAGITVGEDGGSHQSIEDIALMTSLPNMTVIVPADDREATEAVLAAAKVNGPVYLRFGRCNTEDIFDESYKFEIGKGVQIKEGKDVAIIATGMMVQRAIKAAEILEKENIKARVINISTIKPIDEEIILRAAKETKGIVTVEEHSVIGGLGAMVSSVVCEKCPTKVKKIGIADVFGQSGTPNELMEKYGLTENNIVKTVHELLD
- a CDS encoding PTS sugar transporter subunit IIA, producing the protein MEENIKLKVEAKDWIDSMKKSGKLLVNSGFIKEGYIDLTIKNVEENGPYIVIAPGLALSHYRPDETVLKTGLSLITLTEPLNFNSENDPVDIVLTLASTSDDDHLNLLQKLSCYLSEDGKMDRIRNCTNPGELAKEINEYEVEF
- a CDS encoding PTS sugar transporter subunit IIB, which translates into the protein MKVLAACGNGMGSSQLIKMKITKVFKKLNVQASVDHLSVGEAKSVAGNYDMIFVSHALAPNFKNSSQKTKVIGLKNLLSEAEIEEKIKEALDVK
- the fsa gene encoding fructose-6-phosphate aldolase translates to MKIFIDTANVEEIKAASKLGVLSGVTTNPSLIAKEGRDLKEVIEEICSIVNGPISAEVISLEACKMIAEARELAKLHENIVIKVPMCADGLEAVSVLSKEGIKTNVTLIFSPLQALLAARAGASFVSPFLGRLDDIGNPGIEVVRQIVDIFEIHNIKTEVISASVRNPMHVLDVAMAGSHIATIPYGVIIQMTKHTLTDQGIEKFLKDYDKAFGDKK
- the rpe gene encoding ribulose-phosphate 3-epimerase, with the translated sequence MIKIAPSVLSADFSKLKKQIKQIEKSKAEYIHIDVMDGHFVPNISFGFPIVKTIRSLTSLTIDVHLMIENPSKYVKEFIEAGADIVTVHYEADVHIDRTINLIRSLGAKSSIALNPGTPVNLIENLISEVDMVLIMTVNPGFGGQKFIPYCKNKIEELKKLANKSNENLLIEVDGGIDINNIEEISKLGANVFAVGSSAFKDGDIENNVDKLIKKSIENV
- a CDS encoding sugar-binding transcriptional regulator is translated as MNEYDSLNENEKINLLASVATLYYEREMTQSEIAERLFTSRSKISRLLKEAREKKIVEIIIKEPWERMLEIENEFLTRFKLKDIRVLNTRGIPYIETLKKLGEIAAYYIDGVMNKNIILGMSWGNTIYHTVNSLKTNKNIPITVVQIMGAALKDKPEIDGIDLAKRFASVYGGKYHYIYAPLFVKDKSMRDSLIQDPYISDTLSLAKKSTVVLTSVGSVDSTISNQAWNNYISSYTQYTLQSNGAVGHIGGHFYDIEGKEVDAQLDDNIIGIDLKDFQKVPNVICIAGSAEKGAAILGAIRGGYIDTLIIDDTAALKVLQIDNQK